The genome window AACGACGGGAAGTCCTTCGTTGATCCAACCTCTGGCAGCAGTAGCGCCTGTTCCCGTACCGCTATTCAGAGAAGCCGCATCGTAACCCATCATTCTAAGGACACCGACTGTCTGACCTGCTGTTTGTCCGGAGTAGCAGTAGACGATGACTTTTTTGCCTTGGGGTATCTTATCAAAGGAGGCCTGCATATTTTCTCCGAAAGGAATGTTGATGGCTCCGGAAATATGTCCCTTGGCAAAATCTTCGGGAGTACGAACTGAAACAATAACCAATGGATCTTCGGCATCCATCTTTTCTTTCAGCGTTGCTGCTGGAATGATGTTGCTTGGAGTTTCAGCATCTGTTTTGATATTGTTGAAATAGTCCATAGCTGCAGTCTTTACAGCGGGGACCACTGTCACGCCCGAGGAGGCAGGAGTCTTATTGGCTGCGGTTTCTACATAGCTTTCAAAACCCTCAGTA of Oceanispirochaeta crateris contains these proteins:
- a CDS encoding rhodanese-like domain-containing protein; this translates as MKKILVFLMILFVLPAALFAEGQGETGSNPVAAAAQSYFADYPGSRIVPASKVFEEIDANADILIVDIRSAEDYAKGHLKGAVNAAWGSPALAETLNWLPDDKPVYISCYSGQTAGQATAVLNIAGFQVSSIKYGWNRGITNTEGFESYVETAANKTPASSGVTVVPAVKTAAMDYFNNIKTDAETPSNIIPAATLKEKMDAEDPLVIVSVRTPEDFAKGHISGAINIPFGENMQASFDKIPQGKKVIVYCYSGQTAGQTVGVLRMMGYDAASLNSGTGTGATAARGWINEGLPVVK